A genomic window from Streptomyces sp. HUAS YS2 includes:
- a CDS encoding gas vesicle protein, translating into MARHDENALADRQVALIDLLDRLLSGGVVLTGDLVLSIADIDLVKISLRAVIVAAQGDDQWALTSLMPGVQENAPQELEGPRRDRPL; encoded by the coding sequence GTGGCGAGGCACGACGAGAACGCGCTCGCAGACCGGCAGGTGGCACTCATCGACCTCCTGGACCGGCTGCTGAGCGGGGGAGTGGTGCTGACCGGCGACCTGGTCCTGTCGATAGCGGACATCGACCTGGTCAAGATCTCCCTGCGTGCCGTCATCGTCGCGGCCCAGGGGGACGACCAGTGGGCCCTGACGTCTCTCATGCCGGGCGTGCAGGAAAACGCGCCGCAGGAACTGGAGGGTCCGCG
- a CDS encoding GvpL/GvpF family gas vesicle protein — protein sequence MDGELSYAYAVVRPTASLEAEVLRGIRGVASGPVRIVRAGEAAAAVGSVPESDFSEAALKVHLEDLDWLERVARAHHSVVELLATHTTVLPLRLATVYLDDERVREVLRRGESMFDRMLDRFADHVEWGVKVYAEVPQGSAGRDDDDTDVPDPGRAYLRRRRQQREDKGAAWSAAAEAVRRIEVEVAEVAEERARHRPQQGQLAFGAGENVANDSYLVPRTRSDEFRERVLRSVQDVSGVRVEITGPWAPYSFAVLTGPEAPEEVRRS from the coding sequence ATGGACGGAGAGCTGAGCTACGCGTACGCCGTCGTACGCCCCACCGCATCCCTGGAAGCGGAGGTGCTGCGGGGCATCCGAGGTGTCGCGTCAGGGCCGGTGAGGATCGTCCGGGCGGGGGAAGCGGCGGCCGCGGTCGGTTCCGTACCGGAGAGCGACTTCTCCGAAGCGGCGCTCAAGGTCCACCTGGAAGACCTCGACTGGCTCGAACGCGTGGCACGGGCGCACCACAGCGTCGTGGAGCTTCTCGCGACGCACACCACCGTCCTCCCGCTGCGGCTGGCGACGGTCTACCTGGACGACGAGCGCGTGCGCGAGGTTCTGCGCCGCGGGGAATCGATGTTCGACCGCATGCTGGACCGGTTCGCCGACCACGTGGAGTGGGGGGTGAAGGTCTACGCCGAGGTTCCCCAGGGCTCCGCCGGGCGGGACGACGACGACACGGACGTTCCTGACCCCGGCCGGGCCTACCTGCGTCGCCGCAGGCAGCAACGCGAGGACAAGGGAGCCGCCTGGTCCGCCGCTGCCGAGGCGGTGCGCAGGATCGAGGTCGAGGTGGCCGAAGTGGCCGAGGAACGTGCGCGGCACCGACCCCAGCAAGGTCAACTCGCTTTCGGAGCAGGGGAGAACGTGGCCAACGACTCCTACCTGGTGCCCCGTACACGCTCCGACGAGTTCCGTGAACGCGTCCTGAGGTCGGTTCAGGACGTGAGCGGGGTCCGGGTCGAGATCACCGGGCCGTGGGCTCCCTACTCGTTCGCGGTTCTCACGGGACCGGAGGCGCCGGAAGAGGTGCGTCGGTCGTGA
- a CDS encoding gas vesicle protein produces MDASDSEGPSVARSLTPYGQQQSANLADILERVLDKGIVIVGDIRINLLDIELLTIKLRLLVASVDKAREIGIDWWEHDPALSSRAGHQQELKEENERLRAEVKSLRARSESRSELPEGPRSRRRRTSEADEQRAAPERRSRRRESDGKKTRARDESDAEAETEERQD; encoded by the coding sequence GTGGATGCATCGGACTCCGAAGGCCCCTCGGTCGCGCGCTCCCTGACGCCTTACGGTCAGCAGCAGAGTGCGAACCTCGCTGACATCTTGGAACGCGTGCTGGACAAGGGCATCGTGATCGTCGGAGACATCCGGATCAACCTGCTCGACATCGAGCTGCTGACCATCAAGCTCAGGCTCCTGGTCGCCTCGGTCGACAAGGCCAGGGAGATCGGGATCGACTGGTGGGAACACGATCCCGCACTGTCCTCGCGGGCCGGCCATCAGCAGGAGCTGAAGGAGGAGAACGAGCGGCTGCGCGCCGAGGTCAAGTCACTCCGCGCCCGTTCCGAATCCCGGTCGGAGCTGCCGGAAGGACCGAGGAGCCGCCGACGCCGTACCTCCGAGGCGGACGAGCAACGGGCCGCCCCCGAACGCAGAAGCCGACGACGGGAGTCGGACGGCAAGAAGACCCGGGCCCGCGACGAGTCGGACGCCGAAGCCGAGACCGAGGAGCGGCAGGACTGA
- a CDS encoding SRPBCC family protein, which yields MPEAKASERGTKGSESSSGTNRLAEEFESYLEARLQKVLTGVSHRIGDAAGKLGDSHIGPGLVRGAGRKLAEHAPGKAALASAAVRAVDTASHAKDTAAHAKDAIADKVKDVTGASHEPRSSAANAGHKSMTVIEDIDIGVPVREAYNQWTQFQEFGSFAKGVVSVEQEDETTTQWQVKVGKSTRAYKGTITEQIPDERIAWTSEGAKGTTRGVVTFHPLGENLTKVLLVMEYFPKGIVEKTGNLVRAQGRRARLDLKAFRKFVMMQGEATGGWRGEIRDAEVVSDTDEDEETPEEAYEDEDEGEEAEDEEGDAEPEDEDEVPEDEEEEDEEEEDEEDEEDEDEEEEEEEEEPEDEYEEDDEGEEEEEADEAGAEETDERPRSRRSRKS from the coding sequence ATGCCTGAAGCAAAGGCTTCGGAGCGCGGGACGAAGGGCTCCGAGAGCAGCTCCGGAACGAACCGGCTGGCAGAAGAGTTCGAGAGCTATCTCGAGGCGCGACTGCAGAAGGTGCTCACCGGCGTGAGTCACCGCATAGGCGACGCGGCCGGCAAGCTGGGCGACTCGCACATCGGCCCGGGCCTGGTCCGTGGGGCAGGAAGAAAGCTGGCCGAGCACGCACCGGGCAAGGCCGCGCTCGCTTCGGCGGCCGTGCGCGCCGTGGACACGGCTTCCCACGCCAAGGACACCGCCGCTCACGCCAAGGACGCGATCGCGGACAAGGTGAAGGACGTCACCGGCGCGTCGCACGAGCCGCGCTCCTCGGCGGCGAACGCGGGCCACAAGAGCATGACGGTCATCGAGGACATCGACATCGGCGTTCCCGTGCGCGAGGCGTACAACCAGTGGACCCAGTTCCAGGAGTTCGGGTCGTTCGCGAAGGGTGTCGTATCCGTCGAGCAGGAGGACGAGACGACGACCCAGTGGCAGGTGAAGGTCGGGAAGTCGACCCGGGCGTATAAGGGGACCATCACCGAACAGATCCCCGACGAACGCATCGCCTGGACCTCGGAAGGGGCGAAGGGCACCACGAGAGGCGTGGTCACCTTCCATCCGCTCGGCGAGAACCTCACCAAGGTCCTGCTGGTCATGGAGTACTTCCCCAAGGGCATCGTCGAGAAGACGGGCAACCTCGTGCGTGCGCAGGGCCGGCGTGCTCGGCTCGACCTCAAGGCGTTCCGCAAGTTCGTCATGATGCAGGGCGAGGCGACGGGCGGCTGGCGCGGTGAGATCCGCGACGCCGAGGTCGTCTCCGACACCGACGAGGACGAAGAGACTCCTGAAGAGGCCTACGAGGACGAGGACGAGGGAGAAGAGGCCGAGGACGAGGAAGGCGACGCGGAGCCCGAGGACGAGGACGAAGTGCCGGAGGACGAGGAAGAAGAGGACGAGGAAGAAGAGGACGAGGAGGACGAGGAGGACGAGGACGAGGAGGAAGAGGAGGAAGAGGAAGAGCCGGAGGACGAGTACGAGGAAGACGACGAGGGCGAGGAAGAGGAAGAAGCCGACGAGGCCGGGGCCGAGGAGACGGACGAGCGACCCCGTAGCCGTCGAAGCCGGAAGAGCTGA
- a CDS encoding gas vesicle protein GvpG, whose amino-acid sequence MGLVTEILALPAAPFRGVGWVLDKVVQAAEQEYYDPGPVQEKLADLERAREEGRVSDEEFDEQEELLLRRLEEIKAYQLRRAGSNGA is encoded by the coding sequence GTGGGTTTGGTGACGGAGATCCTCGCACTGCCCGCCGCGCCGTTCAGAGGGGTCGGTTGGGTCCTGGACAAGGTGGTGCAGGCCGCCGAGCAGGAGTACTACGACCCCGGACCCGTCCAGGAGAAGCTCGCCGACCTCGAACGAGCGCGAGAGGAGGGCCGCGTGAGCGACGAGGAGTTCGACGAACAAGAAGAGCTGCTCCTGCGGCGACTTGAGGAGATCAAGGCGTACCAGCTCCGCAGAGCCGGATCCAACGGCGCGTAG
- a CDS encoding GvpL/GvpF family gas vesicle protein codes for MVLYVYAITKSSHPLRLDGLTSVGGEESALRTVCQESLCAVVSEAPEQIEVKRPDVEAHHEVQERLWSDGVTLPLGFGFVAEDDDAVRAVLDQGAEQFAERLEELTDRVEFNVKGVLEEEAAMRQLLEESEDVRELNEATRDGGGTYDERLQLGELLSKGMLAQQEALAESVLAALRPYARSERLSEPSQQYFLSASFLVDQEGAEEFTKAAEQAAEEQSEGVEIRVRGPLPPYSFA; via the coding sequence ATGGTTCTCTACGTCTACGCGATTACGAAGTCGTCGCACCCGCTCCGTCTGGACGGCCTGACGAGTGTGGGCGGCGAGGAATCGGCCTTGCGTACGGTATGCCAGGAGTCACTGTGCGCTGTCGTGAGCGAGGCTCCTGAACAGATCGAGGTGAAGCGCCCCGATGTGGAGGCGCACCACGAGGTGCAGGAGAGATTGTGGAGCGACGGCGTCACTCTGCCTCTCGGCTTCGGCTTCGTCGCCGAGGACGACGACGCCGTTCGCGCCGTACTCGACCAAGGCGCCGAACAGTTCGCCGAGCGCCTCGAAGAACTCACGGACCGCGTGGAGTTCAACGTGAAGGGAGTCCTGGAGGAGGAGGCGGCCATGCGGCAACTTCTCGAGGAGTCCGAAGACGTTCGTGAGTTGAACGAGGCGACGCGTGACGGCGGTGGGACCTACGACGAACGGCTCCAACTGGGCGAGCTCTTGAGCAAGGGGATGCTGGCCCAACAGGAGGCCCTCGCCGAGTCGGTCCTTGCGGCGCTGAGGCCCTATGCCAGGAGCGAGCGTCTGTCCGAGCCGTCCCAGCAGTACTTCTTGAGTGCCTCTTTCCTGGTCGACCAAGAAGGCGCCGAGGAATTCACGAAGGCGGCCGAGCAGGCGGCCGAAGAGCAGTCCGAGGGCGTCGAGATTCGAGTCCGCGGGCCGCTGCCACCGTACAGCTTCGCCTGA
- the gvpJ gene encoding gas vesicle protein GvpJ, whose translation MSVVQQGGGMPGQGGSTGNLYDVLELILDRGLVIDAFVRVSLVGIEIAKIDARVVVASVDTYLRFAEACNRLDLESGRNAPAQLTDVMEKTTEGGAKGKTKGALTGAVEAITDSLGGGRDEEREKEPRREGKRGDDRGHERRTRRSSEDGE comes from the coding sequence GTGTCTGTTGTGCAACAGGGCGGCGGAATGCCCGGACAAGGTGGAAGCACCGGAAATCTCTATGACGTGTTGGAGCTGATACTCGACCGCGGGCTGGTGATCGATGCGTTCGTCCGCGTGTCTCTCGTCGGAATCGAGATCGCGAAGATCGACGCCCGCGTGGTCGTGGCCAGCGTCGACACGTACCTCCGCTTCGCCGAGGCGTGCAACCGCCTCGACCTCGAGAGCGGCCGCAATGCTCCCGCTCAGCTGACGGACGTGATGGAGAAGACGACCGAGGGAGGCGCCAAGGGCAAGACCAAGGGCGCACTCACCGGGGCCGTCGAGGCCATCACGGATTCCCTCGGCGGTGGTCGCGACGAAGAGCGCGAGAAGGAACCGCGTCGCGAAGGGAAACGCGGCGACGACCGAGGCCACGAGCGCCGCACGCGGCGTTCCTCCGAGGACGGCGAATAG
- a CDS encoding gas vesicle protein, with protein sequence MEQLSDLLGRTPESVSALRPTDQGWAAEIEVVELERIPETTSVMASYEVALGPDGQLLGYERGKRYTRAQVDKKES encoded by the coding sequence GTGGAGCAGCTCAGTGACCTTTTGGGGCGGACGCCCGAATCCGTGTCCGCGCTGAGGCCGACGGATCAGGGCTGGGCGGCGGAGATCGAGGTCGTCGAGCTCGAAAGAATTCCGGAGACCACCAGCGTCATGGCAAGTTATGAGGTTGCGCTGGGCCCGGACGGGCAGTTGCTGGGGTACGAACGCGGCAAACGATATACGCGAGCTCAGGTCGACAAGAAAGAGAGCTGA
- a CDS encoding GlsB/YeaQ/YmgE family stress response membrane protein — protein MEISGIISALVIGTIIGLLGRLVLPGRQHIPVWLMILIGIGAALGGSAIAHAAGIDDTSGVDWIEWLIQIALAAIGVALVDRSRARSR, from the coding sequence ATGGAAATATCGGGAATCATCAGCGCTCTCGTCATCGGCACCATCATCGGCCTGCTGGGCCGACTCGTTCTCCCCGGCCGGCAGCACATACCTGTCTGGCTCATGATCCTGATCGGCATCGGGGCCGCACTGGGTGGATCCGCCATTGCTCACGCGGCCGGAATCGACGACACGAGCGGGGTCGACTGGATCGAATGGCTCATCCAGATCGCGCTGGCCGCGATCGGCGTCGCTCTTGTGGACCGGAGCCGAGCGAGAAGCCGCTGA
- a CDS encoding CsbD family protein, producing MAEGKKIRGKAQETMGKAKEKAGEATGKQDLRMKGVQDQVAGQAKQAAGETEKTVKGTVEEAKGKMEEAKGKMRRRT from the coding sequence GTGGCTGAGGGCAAGAAGATTCGCGGCAAGGCCCAGGAAACCATGGGCAAGGCGAAAGAAAAGGCCGGAGAGGCCACGGGCAAGCAGGACCTGCGCATGAAGGGCGTACAGGACCAGGTGGCGGGGCAGGCCAAACAGGCTGCCGGCGAGACCGAGAAGACCGTGAAGGGAACGGTGGAAGAGGCCAAGGGCAAGATGGAAGAGGCCAAGGGGAAGATGCGGCGTCGCACGTGA
- a CDS encoding flavin reductase family protein, giving the protein MPDLAEFADASDGTMYVVTAASGGTRAGCLVEYASPCSIDPPYFVAWLSTANRTYGVARDARYLTVHVLGREQRDLAELFGGQTGDAVDKFAEIAWRAGREGSPVLSDVRSWFTGRIERVLPGGDHVGFVLLPVEHADPGAEPPPAPLRHRHVQGLEAGHASGEQRDGDSDLVRMDGRGPGH; this is encoded by the coding sequence ATGCCGGACCTTGCCGAATTCGCGGATGCGTCGGACGGCACGATGTACGTGGTCACCGCGGCATCCGGCGGGACACGGGCCGGATGTCTCGTCGAATACGCATCGCCCTGCTCGATCGATCCGCCGTACTTCGTCGCCTGGCTGTCGACCGCGAACCGGACGTACGGCGTCGCACGAGACGCCCGCTACCTGACCGTGCACGTGCTCGGCAGGGAGCAGCGGGACCTGGCCGAGCTCTTCGGCGGACAGACCGGCGATGCCGTGGACAAGTTCGCCGAGATCGCATGGCGGGCCGGCCGGGAGGGCAGCCCGGTGCTGTCGGACGTGCGGAGCTGGTTCACCGGCCGGATCGAACGCGTGCTCCCGGGCGGCGATCACGTCGGCTTCGTACTGCTTCCGGTCGAGCACGCGGATCCGGGAGCGGAGCCGCCGCCCGCGCCGCTGCGGCATCGCCACGTCCAGGGCCTGGAGGCCGGTCACGCGAGCGGCGAGCAGCGGGACGGCGACAGTGACCTTGTCCGCATGGATGGGCGTGGACCAGGGCACTAG
- a CDS encoding HAD family hydrolase, protein MTPRNDERLQGAALFDLDGTLVDTNYLHVLAWWQALLQYGHEVPMARIHGAIGMGADRLLDKVLGDDRDKRQDESVADAHGTLYATWYKDIRPFDSAADLLRAVAARGWTVVLASSASEAEASAVRRRLDAEDVIAAATSGGDVDSTKPAPDLVERALDTVAADPERAVLVGDTVWDVEAAARAGVPCVALLTGGVSKEALENSGAVAVYDDAATLLRHIDTSPLSRPPS, encoded by the coding sequence ATGACACCCCGCAACGACGAACGACTTCAAGGCGCGGCCCTGTTCGACCTGGACGGCACCCTGGTCGACACCAACTACCTCCACGTACTCGCCTGGTGGCAGGCGCTGCTGCAGTACGGACACGAGGTTCCGATGGCACGGATCCACGGGGCCATCGGCATGGGGGCCGACCGGCTCCTCGACAAGGTACTCGGGGACGACCGCGACAAACGGCAGGACGAGTCCGTCGCCGACGCCCACGGCACCCTCTACGCGACCTGGTACAAGGACATCCGCCCGTTCGACAGCGCGGCCGATCTGCTGCGCGCCGTGGCCGCACGCGGGTGGACCGTCGTGCTCGCCAGCTCGGCCAGCGAGGCGGAGGCGTCGGCGGTTCGTCGTCGGCTGGACGCGGAGGACGTGATCGCCGCGGCGACCTCGGGCGGTGACGTGGACAGCACCAAACCCGCCCCGGACCTGGTGGAACGCGCGCTCGACACCGTGGCCGCCGACCCGGAGCGGGCGGTTCTGGTCGGCGACACGGTGTGGGACGTAGAGGCGGCCGCCAGGGCGGGCGTGCCCTGCGTGGCGCTGTTGACGGGCGGGGTGTCGAAGGAGGCCCTGGAGAACTCCGGAGCGGTCGCCGTCTACGACGACGCGGCCACCCTGCTCCGGCACATCGACACGAGCCCACTGTCCCGGCCCCCGTCCTGA
- a CDS encoding iron-containing redox enzyme family protein, translating into MTSTQTIGTQNAPSPGLPPPRGELSQAVVAFLLAGGRPLPDGREAADADPLGEDMQLALHLTYELHYRGFAGVPDDMEWDPELLRLRGVMEQRFEQTLRDRCGRYGSVDEAFEAILTVPSDVSGVGQFLLRAGTPAHLREYAVLRSVYQLREADPHLWVVPRLSGRAKAAMMAVEFDEFGCGRAERMHARLYADLLQDLGLDSTYGGYLDFAGREALATVNLMSLLGLHRARRGALVGHFAVLEATSSPAASWMVAAMRRLGAGEAAIRFYDEHVEADAVHEQLVRREVVGGLLDDEPGLAGDVVFGIEATDLLESTFTETVTAAWEAGTTALRRPLPLGG; encoded by the coding sequence ATGACGTCGACGCAGACCATCGGGACGCAGAACGCCCCGAGCCCGGGGCTGCCGCCCCCGCGCGGGGAGTTGTCACAGGCTGTGGTCGCCTTCCTGCTCGCCGGGGGACGCCCTCTCCCGGACGGCCGGGAGGCCGCGGACGCCGATCCGCTGGGCGAGGACATGCAACTGGCCCTCCATCTGACGTACGAACTGCATTACCGAGGCTTCGCCGGCGTGCCCGACGACATGGAATGGGATCCGGAACTCCTGCGCCTGCGCGGGGTCATGGAGCAGCGGTTCGAGCAGACGCTGCGTGACCGATGTGGACGATACGGGAGCGTGGACGAGGCGTTCGAGGCGATCCTGACCGTCCCGTCCGACGTAAGCGGGGTCGGTCAGTTCCTGCTCCGCGCGGGCACGCCGGCCCATCTGAGGGAGTACGCGGTCCTGCGCTCGGTGTACCAGCTCAGGGAGGCGGACCCGCACCTGTGGGTGGTGCCCAGGCTCTCGGGCCGTGCCAAGGCCGCGATGATGGCCGTGGAGTTCGACGAGTTCGGCTGCGGGCGGGCGGAGCGCATGCACGCCCGGCTCTATGCCGACCTCCTGCAGGACCTGGGACTCGACTCCACCTACGGCGGCTATCTGGACTTCGCCGGCCGCGAGGCACTCGCCACGGTCAACCTGATGTCTCTCCTCGGCCTGCACCGCGCACGCCGCGGCGCCCTCGTCGGCCACTTCGCCGTACTGGAGGCCACCTCGTCACCGGCGGCGTCCTGGATGGTCGCGGCGATGCGGCGGCTCGGCGCCGGGGAGGCGGCGATCCGGTTCTACGACGAGCATGTGGAGGCGGACGCCGTGCACGAACAGCTCGTACGCAGAGAGGTCGTCGGCGGCCTGCTCGACGACGAGCCGGGACTCGCCGGCGACGTCGTGTTCGGCATCGAGGCGACGGACCTGCTGGAGAGCACGTTCACCGAGACGGTCACCGCAGCGTGGGAGGCCGGCACGACGGCACTCCGACGCCCCCTGCCGCTCGGCGGGTGA
- a CDS encoding CDGSH iron-sulfur domain-containing protein: protein MSTSRAGQQGVARAGRQGAGQQAAAWQWPRATGAPRVVAVEGGPLLIEGPVEIVLPDGATRMCERPVIALCTCRRSLRMPFCDTSHRRRNRGAARFPSRAATTAQAGAEGAKQAEEA, encoded by the coding sequence ATGAGCACCTCTCGTGCGGGACAGCAGGGCGTGGCGCGTGCGGGGCGACAGGGTGCGGGGCAGCAGGCTGCGGCGTGGCAATGGCCACGGGCCACCGGAGCGCCGCGCGTCGTCGCCGTAGAGGGAGGACCGCTGCTGATCGAGGGCCCGGTGGAGATCGTTCTCCCCGACGGGGCGACCCGCATGTGCGAACGGCCCGTGATCGCCCTGTGCACGTGCCGTCGCAGCCTCCGCATGCCGTTCTGCGACACCAGCCACCGTCGCCGCAACCGCGGGGCGGCCAGGTTCCCCTCGCGCGCCGCCACGACAGCTCAGGCAGGTGCCGAGGGGGCGAAGCAGGCCGAGGAGGCCTGA
- a CDS encoding HemK2/MTQ2 family protein methyltransferase produces MSAKRLIRPPGVYVPQADTALLMDCLAEEELGPGDRTLDLCTGTGVVAIAAARRGAETTAIDISGVALAAARCNARLHGSHLRLKRGDLATPVEDERFDVVTANPPYVPAASTRAPRRGPSRAWDAGPDGRLLLDRICSAVPSLLAPNGVLLLVQSSLAGVEASLEGLSHTGIPAVVVARRRQPFGPVMTARAAWFEEKGLVAPGVRSEELVVIRAVNDSARMPVPLSGSRRVTSATGAEEAA; encoded by the coding sequence GTGAGTGCCAAGAGACTCATCAGACCGCCCGGCGTCTACGTACCCCAGGCCGACACGGCATTGCTCATGGACTGCCTGGCCGAGGAAGAGCTGGGACCGGGCGACCGCACACTCGACCTGTGCACCGGCACGGGCGTCGTCGCCATCGCGGCCGCGCGCAGAGGAGCGGAGACCACGGCGATCGACATCTCCGGCGTCGCCCTCGCGGCGGCGCGGTGCAACGCCCGCCTCCACGGATCGCACCTCCGGCTCAAACGCGGTGACCTGGCGACGCCGGTCGAGGACGAACGGTTCGACGTCGTGACGGCCAATCCGCCCTACGTGCCCGCCGCTTCGACGCGTGCCCCGAGGCGGGGCCCGAGCAGAGCATGGGACGCGGGGCCGGACGGCCGACTTCTGCTCGATCGCATCTGCAGTGCCGTGCCCTCCCTCCTGGCGCCGAACGGAGTGCTGCTGCTCGTCCAGTCCTCGCTCGCGGGTGTGGAGGCCAGCCTCGAGGGGCTGAGCCACACGGGGATTCCCGCCGTGGTGGTCGCCAGGCGGCGGCAGCCGTTCGGTCCCGTGATGACGGCGCGTGCCGCCTGGTTCGAGGAGAAGGGCCTGGTGGCGCCCGGGGTACGGAGCGAGGAGCTCGTGGTGATCCGCGCGGTGAACGACTCGGCCCGCATGCCGGTTCCGTTGTCGGGCAGTCGCCGGGTGACATCGGCGACCGGAGCGGAGGAAGCGGCATGA
- a CDS encoding carboxylate-amine ligase — protein MKILTVGVEEEFVLVDRGGRAPVDRGPYVIRAAGRQLGDQVQPEFFNAQVETASKPVSFCADLRDELVGLRYVVREAARAEQCLPVATGTPVLPPERPLTITDGERYERIGQRFASRFSSVDGLLSACHVHVGTLDRDLALALSSRMAPWLPVLEALAVNSPYELRRDTGFASRRAVEHARWPTVGPAPDLDESRYLTHVAELVREGTLLDRHMVFWHSRPSEHVPTLEIRVADSIADVDTVVMLAALVRGLASTLLAELDGQQPGPPAPVRPRLLRAHDLAARHGLAGCGLDPYTGRERPVAELVDLLVERARPALDAAGDTAPVVRQWRHIRAQGTGAARQRASYRRRGLFTDVVDGLAVLTAAG, from the coding sequence ATGAAGATCCTTACGGTGGGGGTCGAAGAGGAGTTCGTGCTCGTGGACCGGGGTGGTCGCGCCCCGGTCGACCGCGGCCCGTACGTGATCCGGGCGGCCGGCAGGCAGCTCGGTGATCAGGTGCAGCCCGAGTTCTTCAACGCTCAGGTGGAGACCGCGTCGAAGCCCGTGTCGTTTTGCGCGGACCTGCGGGACGAACTCGTCGGGCTGCGCTACGTGGTGCGGGAGGCCGCACGGGCCGAGCAGTGCCTGCCCGTGGCGACCGGAACCCCGGTGCTGCCACCCGAGCGTCCGTTGACGATCACCGACGGCGAGCGGTACGAACGCATAGGACAGCGGTTCGCCTCCCGCTTCAGCTCGGTCGACGGCCTGCTCAGCGCATGCCACGTCCACGTGGGGACCCTCGACCGGGACCTCGCGCTCGCCCTCTCCAGCCGGATGGCGCCGTGGCTGCCCGTCCTGGAGGCCCTCGCGGTCAACTCGCCGTACGAATTGCGACGGGACACGGGCTTCGCGAGCCGGCGGGCGGTCGAGCACGCCCGGTGGCCCACCGTCGGGCCGGCCCCCGACCTGGACGAGTCTCGATACCTCACCCACGTGGCCGAGCTGGTACGGGAGGGAACGCTGCTCGACCGGCACATGGTGTTCTGGCACTCCCGACCGTCCGAGCACGTCCCCACCCTCGAGATCCGGGTCGCGGACTCCATTGCGGACGTCGACACCGTCGTCATGCTCGCGGCCCTCGTGCGCGGGCTCGCCTCCACGCTGCTGGCGGAGCTGGACGGGCAACAGCCCGGGCCGCCCGCCCCTGTGCGGCCTCGTCTCCTGCGGGCTCACGATCTGGCGGCCCGGCACGGTCTGGCCGGATGCGGCCTGGACCCGTACACGGGCCGTGAGCGTCCGGTCGCGGAGCTCGTCGACCTGCTCGTCGAGCGGGCGCGCCCGGCGCTCGACGCCGCCGGCGACACCGCGCCGGTCGTTCGCCAGTGGCGGCACATCCGCGCTCAGGGCACCGGAGCGGCCCGGCAGCGGGCTTCCTACCGCCGTCGAGGACTGTTCACCGACGTGGTGGACGGGCTCGCCGTGCTGACCGCCGCGGGATGA